The Streptomyces sp. V4I8 genome includes the window GCACCACCTCCGGAAGGAGCGCACGTGCCCGACACCAGCACGGGAAGCAGACGAAACGGGAGAAGCACCGGGAGCACGGCAAGCACCGGAAACACCGCCACACCTGCCAGACGTACGGTCCTCGCGGCCACCACCGGCCTCACCACCGCCCTGGCCCTCGGCGGCACCGCCCACGCCGCCGCCCCCGACGACCGGAAACTGCGCGCCCTCATCGCCCGGATGACCCTGCCGGAGAAGGTCGGCCAGCTCTTCGTCATGCGGGTCTACGGCCACTCCGCCACCGCCCCCGACCAGGCCGACATCGACGCCAACCTCAAGGAGATCGGTGTCCGGACGGCCGCCGAACTGATCGCCAGGTACCGAGTGGGCGGCATCATCTACTTCACCTGGGCGCACAACACCCGGGATCCGCATCAGATCGCCGACCTCTCCAACGGCATCCAGAAGGCGTCGCTCACCCAGCCCCGCGGCCTGCCCGTCCTCATCTCCACCGACCAGGAACACGGCATCGTCTGCCGCGTCGGCGAGCCCGCCACCCTCTTCCCGGGCGCCATGGCCATCGGGGCAGGCGGCTCAGGCACCGACGCCCGTACCCTCGGCCGGATCGCCGGACAGGAACTCAAGGCGCTCGGCATCCGGCAGAACTACTCCCCCGTGGCCGACGTGAACGTCAACCCCGCCAACCCGGTCATCGGCGTGCGCTCCTTCGGCGCCGACCCGGACGCGGTGGCCGGCATGGTCGCCGCCGAGGTCGCCGGATACCAGCGCTCGCGACACGACCGGCAGGTCGCGGCCACCGCCAAGCACTTCCCCGGGCACGGCGACACCGCCGTCGACAGCCACTACGGCTTCCCGGTCATCACCCACAGCCGTGAGCAGTGGGAGACCCTGGACGCGCCGCCCTTCCGGGCCGCCGTCCGCGCCGGCATCGACTCGATCATGACCGCCCACATCATGGTCCCGGCCCTCGACGACTCCGGCGACCCGGCCACCCTCTCCCGCCCCATCCTCACCGGCATCCTGCGCGAGGAACTCGGCTACGACGGGCTGGTGGTGACCGACTCGCTCGGCATGGAGGGCGTACGGACGAAGTACGGCGACGACCGCGTCCCCGTCCTCGCGCTCAAGGCGGGCGTGGACCAGCTCCTCAACCCGCCGAACCTCGCCATCGCGTGGAACGCGGTCCTCAAGGCCGTCCAGGACGGCGAGTTGACCGAGGCGCGGCTCGACGAATCGATCCTGCGGGTCCTGCGGCTGAAGGCGAAGCTGCGGCTGTTCGAGGAGCCGTACGTCAGCCAGGGCGGGGTTGACCGCAACGTCGGCACCGCCTCCCACCTCAAGACCGCCGACCGCATCGCCGAGCGGACGACGACGCTGCTGGTCAACGAGGGGCACCTGCTCCCCCTGTCCCGGCGCGCCTGCCCCAGGCTCCTGGTCGTGGGCGCCGACCCGGCCTCCCCGTCCGGCACGACGGGACCGCCGACCGGCGTACTCGCCACCGCCCTCACCGAACTGGGCTTCACGGCGACCGCCCTGTCGACGGGCACGGCACCCTCCTCCAGCACCATCGCCAGGGCCGTCGAGGCGGCTCGGGCGGCGGACGCGGTGGTGGTCGGGACGTACAACGTCACGGCGAGCAGCACACAGAAGACCCTGGTCGAGCAGCTCCTCGCGACGGGGAGGCCGGTGGTGGCGGTGGCGATCCGCAACCCGTACGACGTGGCCCATCTGCCCGCCGTCCAGGCCTGCCTGGCGTCCTACTCCTGGACCGACGTGGAGCTGCGCGCGGCGGCACGGGTGATCGCCGGGCGGGTGTCCCCGCGCGGGAGGCTGCCGGTGCCGGTGCAGCGGGCGGACGATCCGACGCGGGTGCTGTATCCGCTCGGGCACGGGCTGTCGTACGG containing:
- a CDS encoding glycoside hydrolase family 3 protein, producing the protein MPDTSTGSRRNGRSTGSTASTGNTATPARRTVLAATTGLTTALALGGTAHAAAPDDRKLRALIARMTLPEKVGQLFVMRVYGHSATAPDQADIDANLKEIGVRTAAELIARYRVGGIIYFTWAHNTRDPHQIADLSNGIQKASLTQPRGLPVLISTDQEHGIVCRVGEPATLFPGAMAIGAGGSGTDARTLGRIAGQELKALGIRQNYSPVADVNVNPANPVIGVRSFGADPDAVAGMVAAEVAGYQRSRHDRQVAATAKHFPGHGDTAVDSHYGFPVITHSREQWETLDAPPFRAAVRAGIDSIMTAHIMVPALDDSGDPATLSRPILTGILREELGYDGLVVTDSLGMEGVRTKYGDDRVPVLALKAGVDQLLNPPNLAIAWNAVLKAVQDGELTEARLDESILRVLRLKAKLRLFEEPYVSQGGVDRNVGTASHLKTADRIAERTTTLLVNEGHLLPLSRRACPRLLVVGADPASPSGTTGPPTGVLATALTELGFTATALSTGTAPSSSTIARAVEAARAADAVVVGTYNVTASSTQKTLVEQLLATGRPVVAVAIRNPYDVAHLPAVQACLASYSWTDVELRAAARVIAGRVSPRGRLPVPVQRADDPTRVLYPLGHGLSYGRGRSA